A part of Salmo salar chromosome ssa18, Ssal_v3.1, whole genome shotgun sequence genomic DNA contains:
- the LOC106577502 gene encoding mitotic spindle assembly checkpoint protein MAD2A-like: MTSTLKGITLKGSAELVAEFFSFGINSILYQRGIYPPETFSRVTQYDMSLQLTTDTKLKNYLTNVVSQLKEWLFDCTVQKLVLVITCLETNEVLERWQFDIECDKSAKEISAPREKSIKSIQDEIRSVIRQITATVTFLPLLETACAFDLLVYTDKDLEVPDKWEESGPQIIDQSEEVRLRSFTTSIHKVNSMVTYKRTDSA, encoded by the exons ATGACGAGCACACTGAAAGGTATTACCCTGAAAGGAAGCGCTGAGCTTGTGGCCGAGTTTTTCT CATTCGGTATCAACAGCATCCTGTACCAGCGAGGGATCTACCCTCCGGAGACGTTCTCCCGAGTCACCCAGTATGACATGAGCCTTCAGCTCACTACTGACACCAAGCTGAAGAACTACCTGACCAACGTGGTATCTCAACTCAAAG AGTGGCTGTTTGACTGCACAGTGCAGAAGCTGGTGCTGGTGATCACATGTCTGGAGACCAACGAGGTGCTGGAGAGGTGGCAGTTTGACATTGAGTGTGACAAGAGTGCCAAGGAGATCAG tgCTCCCAGGGAGAAATCCATCAAGTCCATCCAGGATGAGATTCGCTCAGTCATCAGACAGATCACCGCCACTGTCACCTTCCTACCCCTGCTGGAGACTGCCT GTGCCTTCGACCTCCTCGTCTACACCGACAAGGACCTGGAAGTGCCGGACAAGTGGGAGGAGTCAGGCCCCCAGATCATTGACCAGTCGGAGGAGGTTCGCCTGCGCTCCTTCACCACCTCCATCCACAAGGTCAACAGCATGGTGACCTACAAGAGGACCGACTCAGCCTAG